A section of the Oncorhynchus tshawytscha isolate Ot180627B linkage group LG09, Otsh_v2.0, whole genome shotgun sequence genome encodes:
- the LOC112258024 gene encoding F-BAR and double SH3 domains protein 2-like, whose product MQPPPRKVKVTQELKHTHAEQMSRLHIKHQTECDLLEDLKTFSQKKAAVERDYAQALHKLANQYLKREWPESLSEEPTDHGNMYTLWKAYLEGIVHVSQTRITACENYRNQVSDPAKTARLQKEQQLRKCIDQLMLVQAELQDSVKELAKTRKKYQETETMAQAVRDKAEQDAKSKLSLFQSRSSLQRASVKLKAKRSECNSKATHARNDYLLTLAAANAHQQRYYDTDLIDCIKVLDGSIYEQVKDYLVSLCQMELESYQAVHNTFNILLENSNRMMQDFHQQQFVQQNQVFHSTPAILFQPINTDMVGQLQKESGTVEEHSLDKEARKWATRVAREHKSIIHSQRALEDYGTQQGLSEQNRSELELKMEEARENLRRAETVKLKADARLALLREAGITVETWLKSAMNQVMEELENERWANLNAHDLSLSGTGDLEREEDEDSGEVLDDSSSSPSSTLRNYPLTCKVLYSYKASQPDELTIEEQEVLEVIDDGDMEDWVKARNQTGQVGYVPEKYLQLPSSNSLMSMLQSLAALDARSHSSSNSTEPELAESELHTLGTPIANGDSSGVCFAKALYDYAGQTGEELSFPEGAIIRVLSRETYEDDGFWEGEFNGTVGVFPAVLVEDLLAAGSAGGDSENGDVLGEASSNPQASPAPLSECSPQSPFLLGPFHSSPCKSSPLLTPTLPSPQSSPSSASASPIPRPPSINGHHRPPPAPLKGHLQSPAQNSTQPPRYPTDGGAGGTIRPVRAAPPPPKPQQPRGQVKKREEVEITLV is encoded by the exons GACATTCAGTCAGAAGAAAGCCGCTGTAGAGAGGGACTATGCCCAG gCTCTACACAAGCTTGCCAATCAGTACCTGAAGAGGGAATGGCCGGAAAGCCTATCAGAGGAGCCAACAGACCACGG GAACATGTACACGTTGTGGAAGGCATACCTGGAGGGCATAGTGCATGTGAGCCAAACCAGGATCACGGCCTGTGAGAACTACAGGAACCAAGTGTCGGACCCTGCCAAGACTGCCAGGCTGCAGAAGGAGCAGCAGCTCAGGAAG TGTATTGACCAGCTGATGCTGGTGCAGGCAGAGCTGCAGGACTCGGTGAAGGAGCTGGCTAAGACCAGGAAGAAGTATCAGGAGACAGAGACCATGGCCCAGGCCGTCAGGGACAAGGCCGAGCAGGACGCCAA GTCCAAACTGAGTCTCTTCCAATCCAGGTCCAGTCTGCAGAGGGCAAGTGTAAAG CTGAAAGCCAAGAGGAGTGAGTGTAACTCCAAAGCCACCCATGCCAGGAACGACTATCTCCTCACGCTAGCTGCGGCTAACGCTCACCAGCAGCGCTATTACGACACTGACCTGATCGACTGCATTAAG GTCCTGGATGGGAGCATCTATGAGCAGGTGAAGGACTACCTGGTCTCTCTATGCCAGATGGAGCTTGAGTCCTATCAGGCTGTTCACAACACTTTCAACATCCTCCTGGAGAACTCCAACAGG ATGATGCAGGACTTTCACCAGCAGCAGTTTGTACAGCAGAACCAAGTGTTCCACAGTACCCCAGCCATCCTCTTCCAGCCCATCAACACTGACATG GTTGGGCAGTTGCAGAAGGAGAGTGGCACAGTGGAGGAGCACAGTCTGGATAAGGAGGCACGGAAGTGGGCGACCCGAGTGGCACGAGAACACAAGAGCATCATCCACAgtcagagg GCCCTGGAGGACTATGGGACCCAACAGGGGCTTTCGGAGCAGAACCGCAGCGAGCTAGAGCTCAAGATGGAGGAGGCCAGGGAGAACCTGCGGAGAGCAGAG ACCGTGAAGCTGAAGGCAGATGCTCGTCTGGCTCTACTGAGAGAGGCAGGCATCACAGTGGAGACGTGGCTGAAGAGCGCCATGAACCAGGTGATGGAGGAGCTGGAGAATGAGCGGTGGGCCAACCTAAATGCCCATGATCTTTCACTCTCC ggtACAGGTGacctagagagggaggaggatgaagatAGTGGAGAGGTGTTGGACGACAGCAGCTCCAGCCCCTCCAGTACCCTCAGGAACTACCCCCTCACCTGCAAAGTTCTCTACTCATACaag gCGTCTCAGCCAGATGAGCTGACCATCGAGGAACAGGAGGTGCTGGAGGTTATCGATGATGGGGACATGGAGGACTGGGTCAAG GCCAGGAACCAGACAGGCCAGGTGGGCTATGTCCCGGAGAAGTACCTGCAGCTGCCCTCGTCCAACAGCCTAATGAGCATGCTCCAGTCTCTGGCCGCCCTGGACGCTCGCTCCCACTCCTCCAGTAACTCTACCGAGCCCGAGCTGGCCGAGTCAGAGCTACACACGCTGGGCACACCTATCGCCAACGGAGATTCCAGtggtg TGTGCTTCGCCAAGGCCCTGTACGACTACGCGGGCCAGACAGGTGAGGAGCTCTCGTTCCCTGAGGGTGCCATCATCCGTGTGCTGAGCCGCGAGACCTACGAGGATGACGGTTTCTGGGAGGGCGAGTTCAATGGCACCGTGGGTGTCTTCCCTGCTGTGCTTGTGGAGGACCTTCTGGCAGCGGGTAGTGCCGGTGGAGACAGCGAGAATGGCGACGTCTTAGGAGAGGCCAGCAGCAATCCGCAG GCATCCCCCGCTCCTCTTTCCGAGTGCTCTCCACAGAGTCCCTTCCTTCTGGGCCCGTTCCATAGCAGCCCCTGTAAGAGCAGCCCCCTCCTGACCCCCACTCTGCCCTCGCCCCAGTCTAGCCCCTCCAGTGCCAGCGCCTCCCCCATACCCCGCCCCCCCTCCATCAACGGCCACCATAGGCCACCGCCCGCACCACTCAAAGGCCACTTGCAAA GTCCTGCCCAGAACTCCACCCAGCCCCCCAGGTACCCAACAGATGGTGGTGCGGGGGGCACCATTCGACCT GTCCGCGCTGCACCGCCGCCCCCCAAGCCGCAGCAGCCTCGTGGCCaggtgaagaagagggaggaagtgGAGATCACACTGGTGTAA